The DNA sequence GGTTTTCTCGGACATATCTTTCAATTGTCACTGTAACCATtcatcattttttgggggggtgattgTCATTTTTTTTGCAGTTGTACGCTTCAGCTTTTAATCAAAAATTAAAAACTAGCTCAAAATCGTAAATTTACATTGCACAGATGGCCtgatcattaattttttttagtattgTGGTTTTCTGTAACATTGCGGGTTGTAAATCTAATTTGACTGTAAGACTTCTGGAATACTTTTAGCAGCAGAACTGAGTCCACAAAGTGTGTAAGAAATGTTGTTCGTGAAATGGAAACAATCCCTAGGAATGCTGCCCATGCTTTCCCAAAACAAGCCGCATTAACTGGGTTATCTGCCCCTTTGGAAGTGGTGTGACCTGCTAGAATTAATACACAGCAGCCCTTCTGTTCTTagggctttttgccatcttctgggtgggCCCGTTTGCATCATGATTTTCTACTGGGATCAGGAACACAGGTAGAAAGCTGAACCCAGGTAGGAACTTCATGAAAACCGCTTTCCCCCACTGAGATGATGATATGACGCTGTCATAATTGATTTGCCGTGTTTCTAACAGAATTCTACCTGCTCCTCTTGTGTTGTCGTAGCAGCTGCAGTTCTAACTTTCTGAACGCTCCTGGTTAATTCCCTTGATCTTGCGTTTATTTGGCACTCTCAGTTTACCTATGCTgtgttttagaaataatataaactAGGCCACTGGACTTTTTTTTAGCACAAGCCTGTGGTGGTCAAACCCTTCCAAGAGATTTATTGTCAGCGTCCATTGTGTGCTCAATAGAATTATTCACCATCTTTTTTGAGTCTGCCCTAAGTATGTAGAAGGTATTGATGGATTTTCATTTAAGCcaaaagtgagagagagagaggctttctCAGCAGGAAGCTTAATGCTTTATTAAATGCTGAGGTAGCTGTCCATTCtccaaaacatttttatgcaaaCATCTTACAAGAGAATTCTCCGTTACAAAACAAGAGTTACATTGTCGGGGAATTCTCCAGAAAATGTCTAGTTCTTCTAGGCACTTTTTATGCAAAGGATAAATACGTGGTTGCTTGTAAGGGTGATAGCATTATTCTCTTTATTAAATAAAATAGATTTACTGTCTTTTTTAAACACCTGCTGAGTTTTACTATTGATATTTCAGTGCTGGAACTTTTTGGACTCTGTTCTGCAGAACCCTGGAGTTACTGGAAACTgatcaccttaaagaccaacaacattttccagggcACAAGTGAAATTCATGTCAGTTTATGCCCTttttttggtctttaaggtgctgttgggCTCAaatctactactactattacagactaacacagctacccacctgaaactaaaaCAAGACAGGATACTTTTCTCTTGCACATTCAGGGTTTCAAGTCGGAGGTAGTATTGAAATATCTTAGGCTTAATTTGCTCTGTGAATGCTAGTGCAAATTTGTTTATTGAATTAATTCAATATTCAGATGTATCCAGATTGTCTCTCCATTTATTAAGCCATTAcaactacacatgaacacatgaagctgccttctactgaatcagacccttggtccatcaaagtcagtatcgtctactcagactggcatcagctctccagggtctcaggcagaggtctttcccatcacctacttgcctagtcccagtttaactggagatgccagggattgaacctgggaccttctgcatgccaagcagatgttctaccactgagccatggcccctcctctgcAAACTGCCATGCATCTATTGAAAATAAGGGGATGTGTTTAAATTATATTCACCTTTAATATAGGTAAGCATCAGTAATTGGGATTTTGTGCATACTGCTCTTGAAAACAGATCATCTGCATTATGACTTTGAGAGAGCTCCTTTATATTGTAGGTAACGCAAAGGTAAAGCAAACTTTCCCAGTTGTCCGTACTCCATCCAGGTACAGTAGTTTGCAGTAGTTTGCGATAATAGCTTGCTGTTCTAAACATGCTGGCTGGTACATCCTGCGTATGAGACTGTACCACTGGAGAAAGAGTGCAGGGATTGCTTGTCtaggagagcaatcctaaacagagttttgtTCTATAGTCTTTGTGCATCTAATTCAGTTCTTCCAACCTTAATCTTTCACGGCTCTCTGTCTCATGTATGTAGAAGAAAAGCTGAGCGGTCCCCGTCTTTTGCCAGTTTTCTGTAAATGCACAAAAAGATGCTAAAAAACTGTCCAGTGAAAACAGACTGTAGTTTATCCCTCTTTCAGAtcattggttgttgtttttttgcaggaaGCAAAACCTTCAGCAGAGGACTTGGGAGATAAGAAAGAAGGAGAATATATTAAACTCAAAGTCATTGGGCAGGTGAGCACTTCTGATCAATTGCATGGGGTGCAATCTTGCgggcacatatttatttatttacataatttatatcccgcctttctgcccttacaagggctgccaaggcggctaacaatttaaaacatacatgataaaagaTGTTATAAGCCATTAAAATAACTCCCTcccaaacatacctcattaaaacGGCTTTAAAGAGAGTTAAAAAACAGTGCTACAAtactaacaaaacaaacaaaccataaaactttggttaggaaggagggattgttgagggaatgccaaacaaaacaaaattcacccactggtggaagatggcaacagaaggggacagaccctggggctttggtgccatgaccaagaggGCCCTTTCTCACGTTGCTACCCACATAATCCCAGgaggtgggggcacctgaagcagggcctccgaagatgaccgtaatggttgggcaggttcataagggattaggcggtccttcaggcatattggtcccaaaccataaaGGGCtttgacactaatctggtgaactggatttgtttccccactcctccacttgaagcctgctgggtgaccttgggctagtcacagctctctttgagctctcaaacccacctacctcacagggtgtctgctgtggggaggggaagggaaggtgattgtaagccggtttgattcttcctgaagtgctagagaaagtcggcatataaaaaccaactcttcttctttatcatatGGTAATGTATTTTGTATTTCCTTTGTAGGACAGCAGCGAAATCCACTTCAAGGTGAAAATGACAACGCATCTAAAAAAACTTAAAGAATCATACTGTCAGAGACAGGTTTGTGAAGTTGTGGAAACTTGACCTTCTTCCCTAAAAGGCACTCGAATTCTTTTTCAGCTACAAAAGTCAAAGAGATTGAAGTGGGATAAATAAAACTACACAGTACATCAGATTAATAGGATTTGATTATGATATGGGAGCCTCTGGCAGGGATGAGCTGAGCTATTATGAAGTGGAATATTCATGTGTATTCTAAATACTGAGGAAATGAAGTTCCCAATGACAGTTTTTTTGCAAATAGTTCAGCCTCTGTAAGAGATGCGAGAGTTCGTTTTGGTGCAGATTTAAAATGTCACCTAGTCCTTATGGACAGAAGGAACTGTTAAGAAGGTGGAAGACTGGAAAGCTGAGGAGGTTGTGTTCCAGGAAATAGAATTGCTAAGGGGTGGGGCTTTAGAAGGAGAACAGCAGGATTGGTAGTGGAATCCAAAGGAAAGATGGGTGGTGGGGGTataaagaaaagaagagttggtttttatatgccgactttctctaccacttaaagaagaatcaaatcggcttacagtcaccttcccttccccacaacagacaacctaggtggggctgagagagtgtgactagcccaaggtcacccagctgtcttcatgtgtaggagtggggaaacaaatccagttcaccagattagcgtctgctgctcatgtggaggagtggggaatcaaacccagttctcccgatcagagtccactgctccaaaccaccgctcttaaccactacaccacgctggctaaaggcagctccacccctcagAAATGCCCCCCTGGAAGCGGCGCAAGCACTCACCCTGGGCATACGCTGCTGGGGAGGCAGTGCCGGCGCACGAGGCTCGTGCAGGCGCATTGCTCCTTGGGGCCGGCTTAAGTTGCCCTGCACCAGCGTCCGTGCCtctttgcacagcgcaagtggaaCTGATGCCAGCGTATGAGTCACACAGGCTCCTGttcagctctgccccccctttcaggattgcccAGTTAGTCTCTTGAGAacagcatttcttttcttttttttaagaagacgaagagttggtttttatatgccgactttctgtaccacttaaggcacatgaacatatgaagctgccttatactgaaccagggcattggtccatcaaagtcagtattgtctactcagaccagcagcagctctccagggtctcaggcagagaatgactagcccaaggtcacccagctggctttgtgtgtaggagtggggaaacaaatccagttcaccagattagctgcctccgctcatgtggaggagtgggggatcctttcctttcctcctttgctcctatgacccataggtcctgagcagttatttcttagaggaaaatatgatggagagatatttggccacggccagtgttatatttggatctctatccatcagcaaaagggagtattttgtctcttgttatgggggcaggaattctcgccaatatgggggcgATCCGTTTATCTTGGTGGTGTTTAAAGGGggaattccatcatcttatgagataatgtgtcagtTTTCTTggaattgcatgagcaaagtctgtcagagtatggtagatttccatatcttccatttaatacttCTGAGGgtgctggagtggggaatcaaacccccttctccagatcagagtccaccgctccaaaccaccacacttaaccactacacctttgcTGGCTCTTCTGCTTTTTAACTTGAGAGAGATGCAGCATCAAAATGGTCTGAGGGGGTTAAGGTGTGTACAGCTCCAATTTATAGAACTGGAGCTGAAAATAAGCATTGGGTCATCTACCTCTGTTCCCCGTGCAGAACCACTTGGGTATCTCCAAGCGCTTGTCGAACTTTAGGTCTACAGGAAGAGATGTTGCTGTTGCCTTCAGCTGCTTGTTAGTGTTGATAGAGGGCATAACTGGCGAGAATCAATTTAATGTCACACATAAGCCCTCTGAATATCGCAGTGAAATTTGCAGAAAATTGTAGCAACTGGTTTTTAATGGAGGATTTTATCTTGCATCAACTCCTGATTCGCTCGCTTTGATTCTTTAATATTTCATATAGCGACTACTTTTCAAACTGTAGAAGTTAAGGTTAATGTAAACATTTCTGTAGGATAATAGTTTGGATATGTTTTGTAAGAAAAGATCCCAGAAAAGATTATTCTTAGATGTACCGATTTGGGTGACTGGGTTGGAAGaatcaaagtatttttgttaagTGTAAACACATTTTCAGTAAGGACAACGGTCATGGAAGTGGCTTGTTTTGtctatttatagcctgcctttcttgctgagacttgaggtggattacacagtataaGACAATGCAGTCACGTGGCATGAGACatccagaaaagagcaaccaaaatgatcagggggctagagcaactgccctatgaggagcagttaaaactcttagggttgtttagcttggaaaggtggtggttaaggggggacatgatagaggtctataaaattatgcatggtatggagagagtagacagggagaagcttttctccctctctcataataccggaatgcggggtcatctgctgaacctggagggtgggagaaaagg is a window from the Euleptes europaea isolate rEulEur1 chromosome 15, rEulEur1.hap1, whole genome shotgun sequence genome containing:
- the SUMO1 gene encoding small ubiquitin-related modifier 1 is translated as MSDQEAKPSAEDLGDKKEGEYIKLKVIGQDSSEIHFKVKMTTHLKKLKESYCQRQGVPMNSLRFLFEGQRITDNHTPKELGMEEEDVIEVYQEQTGGHSTI